From the genome of Flavobacterium ovatum, one region includes:
- the truB gene encoding tRNA pseudouridine(55) synthase TruB — protein MTAEDYLNGQIILVDKPLKWSSFQAVNKLKYALINNIGLPKKFKIGHAGTLDPLATGLLIVCTGKFTKIISEIQGQAKEYTGTFYIGATTPSYDLETEIDQEYPISHINEALIHKTVKQFLGEIDQKPPIFSAIKKDGVRLYEHARAGETIEIASRKTTIHEFEITRIALPEIDFRVVCSKGTYIRSLAYDFGKAMRSGSHLTALRRTKIGDYDVINATNITLFEQNIIDKL, from the coding sequence ATGACGGCAGAAGACTACTTAAACGGACAAATCATTCTCGTTGATAAACCCCTGAAATGGAGTTCCTTTCAAGCAGTGAATAAATTAAAATATGCTCTAATCAACAACATAGGACTTCCTAAAAAGTTCAAAATAGGACATGCTGGAACGTTAGACCCATTAGCGACTGGACTACTGATTGTTTGTACAGGAAAATTTACCAAAATAATTTCTGAAATTCAAGGCCAAGCTAAAGAATACACAGGAACTTTTTATATTGGAGCTACTACTCCATCCTATGATCTAGAAACAGAAATAGACCAAGAATACCCTATATCGCATATTAACGAAGCTTTAATACACAAAACTGTAAAGCAATTTTTGGGTGAAATAGACCAAAAACCACCTATTTTTTCGGCCATAAAAAAAGACGGTGTTCGATTGTACGAGCATGCAAGGGCTGGGGAAACAATAGAAATTGCTTCCAGAAAGACTACTATTCACGAATTTGAGATTACGCGAATTGCACTACCAGAAATCGATTTTAGAGTAGTCTGTAGCAAAGGAACCTACATCCGCTCACTTGCTTATGATTTTGGCAAAGCTATGCGGTCTGGCTCTCATCTTACGGCTTTAAGAAGAACCAAAATAGGCGACTATGATGTTATCAACGCAACAAATATTACTTTATTTGAGCAAAACATCATTGACAAATTATAA
- a CDS encoding MMPL family transporter, with protein MKKIFKVGFWEFIARIVLKNRLAILGLILLITVSLALQWKNIQFSFTEANLLPDNNNINKEYNAFLEKFGEEGNLIVVGVKDDAFFTPKAFAAWNKLMTEIKAQKEIELVVSINDLKQLKKNDSLQTFEMVPFVNVNKTGSQEYLNSIKKDLFQNMPFYEGLLFNKQNGSLRSAIYMDKKIVNTALRKEYIVNDFIPKIEAFEKETGIDLHVSGMPYIRTLNALSILNEISLFIGASLLITSLIFFFFFRSFRATLIAVLIVVVGVMWTFGLLGLFNYQITVLTALVPTLVIVIGIPNCIFLTNKYQQEYVAHGNKAKALQRVITKVGTATLMTNLTTAAGFATFIITNSQLLKEFGIISSLSIMALFFLCLITIPIYYSYQPVPKDKHLEHLRRNYTKIFMQWIEKMVKYNRRYVYAVAIVLFIVSTFGALKIKTSGSLIEDMPQNTPFFKDILFFEKEFNGVMPLEITIDTKRKKGVMRSSTLRKMDELQETIDSIPELSKPISILNLVKYSKQAYYNGNPNYYELPTSQEQSFILSYAKNATKNSKENIMKSYVDSTGQTARITTFMKDIGTGNMAKIESELLVKINKIFPKDRYNVVMTGKALVFEKGTKYLLDNLVTSLLFAVFLICVLMLFMFRSFKMVVVSVIPNLLPLTITAGLMGYFGIPLKPSTILVFSIAFGLSVDDTIHFLAQYRQELTNHNWKIKKSVIATIKEAGVSMFYTSVVLFAGFSVFLLSDFGGTVALGGLIAMTLLFGMLSNLMLLPCLVLTLNKTLANKQEFKEPTIDVLSKVEELELIEK; from the coding sequence ATGAAGAAAATATTTAAAGTAGGATTTTGGGAGTTTATCGCCCGAATTGTACTTAAAAACAGACTTGCCATCCTGGGACTTATTCTTTTAATAACTGTTTCACTGGCATTACAATGGAAAAATATTCAGTTTTCATTTACAGAAGCCAACTTACTTCCTGACAATAATAACATCAATAAAGAATACAATGCCTTTTTAGAAAAATTTGGAGAGGAAGGCAATTTGATTGTTGTAGGAGTTAAAGACGATGCGTTTTTTACCCCAAAAGCATTTGCCGCTTGGAATAAATTGATGACCGAAATAAAAGCGCAGAAAGAAATTGAGTTAGTTGTTTCTATCAATGATTTAAAACAACTCAAAAAAAATGACTCGCTTCAAACTTTTGAGATGGTTCCTTTCGTGAATGTAAACAAAACAGGATCACAAGAGTATTTAAATTCCATTAAAAAAGATTTATTTCAAAACATGCCTTTTTACGAAGGACTCCTTTTCAATAAACAAAACGGAAGTTTGCGCTCTGCCATTTATATGGACAAGAAGATTGTCAATACTGCACTTCGTAAAGAATATATTGTCAATGATTTTATTCCAAAAATTGAAGCTTTCGAGAAAGAAACCGGAATTGACTTACATGTTTCCGGAATGCCTTATATCCGAACGCTAAATGCATTGAGTATTCTTAATGAAATCAGTTTGTTTATTGGCGCTTCCTTATTGATTACCTCATTAATTTTCTTTTTCTTTTTCCGTTCGTTCCGTGCTACTTTGATTGCTGTTTTGATTGTGGTTGTAGGGGTTATGTGGACTTTTGGACTTTTAGGTTTATTCAATTACCAAATCACAGTACTTACAGCATTGGTACCTACTCTGGTTATTGTCATTGGAATACCTAATTGTATTTTCTTAACTAATAAATACCAACAAGAATATGTGGCGCATGGAAATAAAGCCAAAGCACTACAAAGAGTGATTACTAAAGTAGGAACTGCTACTTTAATGACTAATTTGACTACGGCTGCAGGTTTTGCTACTTTTATCATTACCAATAGCCAATTGCTGAAAGAATTTGGTATCATCTCCTCTTTGAGTATTATGGCACTGTTCTTTTTATGTTTGATCACCATTCCTATTTACTACAGTTATCAACCCGTTCCAAAAGACAAACACTTAGAGCATTTGCGTCGAAATTACACTAAAATATTTATGCAGTGGATTGAGAAGATGGTAAAATACAATCGCCGTTATGTGTATGCAGTTGCCATTGTTTTATTTATTGTGAGCACATTTGGAGCACTAAAGATCAAAACTTCAGGCAGCTTAATTGAAGATATGCCTCAAAACACTCCTTTTTTTAAAGATATTCTTTTCTTTGAAAAAGAATTCAACGGAGTTATGCCTCTAGAAATAACTATTGATACTAAAAGAAAAAAAGGGGTAATGAGATCTTCTACGCTCCGTAAAATGGACGAATTACAAGAGACGATAGACTCTATTCCAGAATTATCGAAACCAATTTCCATTTTAAATTTGGTTAAATACTCAAAACAAGCTTATTACAATGGTAATCCTAACTATTATGAATTACCTACTTCACAAGAACAAAGTTTTATTTTGAGCTACGCTAAAAACGCTACCAAAAACTCAAAAGAAAACATCATGAAAAGCTATGTGGATAGCACAGGGCAAACAGCTAGAATCACAACCTTCATGAAAGATATTGGCACGGGGAATATGGCTAAAATAGAAAGTGAATTATTAGTCAAAATCAATAAAATTTTCCCAAAAGACCGCTACAACGTAGTCATGACAGGAAAGGCTTTAGTATTTGAAAAAGGAACAAAATACCTTTTAGACAATTTAGTCACCTCCTTACTTTTTGCCGTTTTCTTGATTTGCGTATTAATGCTTTTCATGTTTCGTTCATTCAAAATGGTCGTTGTTTCAGTAATCCCTAACCTATTACCCCTGACGATAACCGCTGGATTAATGGGGTATTTTGGAATACCACTTAAACCTTCAACTATTTTGGTTTTCAGCATTGCTTTTGGACTTTCTGTTGATGATACGATTCACTTTTTGGCACAATACCGACAAGAACTCACAAACCACAATTGGAAAATAAAAAAATCAGTAATAGCCACCATCAAAGAAGCAGGTGTGAGTATGTTCTATACCTCAGTAGTTTTATTTGCTGGATTTTCTGTTTTCCTTCTATCTGATTTTGGAGGAACCGTTGCCCTTGGAGGACTGATTGCAATGACGTTACTTTTTGGTATGCTGTCTAACTTGATGCTATTACCTTGTTTGGTTTTAACACTTAACAAGACACTTGCAAACAAACAAGAATTTAAAGAGCCAACGATTGATGTATTAAGTAAGGTAGAAGAATTAGAGCTTATTGAAAAATAA
- a CDS encoding multidrug efflux SMR transporter: protein MSWILLIIGGLFEVAFASCLGKAKETSGIESTYWLLGFLVSLTISMVLLYKATQVLPIGTAYAVWTGIGAVGTVLVGVFVFKEPATFWRLFFITTLIVSIIGLKFVSSH from the coding sequence ATGAGTTGGATTTTATTAATAATAGGTGGTTTGTTTGAAGTAGCGTTTGCTTCTTGTTTAGGCAAAGCCAAAGAGACGTCAGGTATAGAATCGACTTATTGGCTTCTTGGTTTTTTAGTGTCATTGACCATTAGTATGGTTTTATTGTATAAAGCCACACAAGTGTTGCCAATTGGAACAGCCTATGCCGTTTGGACAGGAATTGGAGCTGTAGGCACTGTGCTTGTTGGGGTTTTTGTTTTTAAAGAACCCGCGACTTTCTGGAGGTTGTTTTTTATAACCACTCTAATTGTGTCGATTATAGGGTTGAAATTTGTTTCTAGTCATTAG
- a CDS encoding DUF5686 family protein: MKYFCVFLLLISLTIQAQFQINGIVKDFETNKSLPFATISLGKDHQTITDVDGKFSLKVNPNNTFFETSYVGYSKSINVISTNVAFYPIYLFTNTTVLEKVNIEHHNQALSIILKTIALKKENNPKEKLNSFEFKAYNKLLVSAHPDSITGKLDSVFIQKKRRLLFSKIDSTNYKFKESINKHHLFLTEKVSQYQFEDKTLKETILGTKMAGLKQPIYEIIGFNLQSFSVYDDKYELFETKYKSPLSTDAIKDYTYNLLDTVTLKGRTAYMIHFKNKKRSKASGLEGVLYIDQNSYAIAKAVMRIKGVLDISGIHEFEYIPEEKIWFPYAKTFKIVKGKNDDDIKILGGTIQFDGDIEDNFETRNKQPSDYVYLLSQTNNFDIQYNGPVQIKKSFVSIEIKDSALNKPVDFWNKYRKDPLDIREQKTYLALDSLFLKKRYESKIRFGRKVINGYLPLNFFDMDLRKLFRYNNYEGFRLGFGGVTNERFSKKFKIDGYTAYGTKDGIFKYHLGSAVRIGKFSNSWIGASYTDDVREIASTTFSIDKIPFKLYDPRPINISTFYNYVSWRTYLETAIIPKTESIWELSHSEVLPKFNYAYNLNNTLYTYYQMTTTKVSLQWNPFSNYMQTPTGKIEVEKRFPKFTFQLTQSLPKVFENDFEFTKIDFKTEYEKKHLNGQKTNLLFQGGYALGDVPLTHLYNTSPNNITKETIIQRITFAGKNSFETMYFNEFFSSEFVYFQFKHSFNRVKLFSKIKPSFVLVSRMAWGNLDKPEQHVGLNYKTLNDGYFESGVELNQILNGLGLTAFYRYGPNQLSKFEDNIAIKLSFVLNLGL, from the coding sequence ATGAAGTATTTTTGTGTATTTCTTTTACTAATATCGCTTACTATTCAAGCACAATTCCAAATAAATGGGATTGTAAAGGATTTCGAAACAAACAAATCGCTTCCATTTGCTACTATTTCATTAGGCAAAGACCATCAAACAATTACAGACGTTGACGGTAAGTTCTCCTTAAAGGTTAACCCAAATAATACCTTTTTTGAAACTTCCTATGTAGGTTACTCTAAGTCGATAAATGTGATTTCAACCAATGTTGCTTTTTATCCAATCTATCTTTTTACCAATACAACAGTTTTGGAAAAAGTAAACATTGAACACCACAATCAAGCTCTATCTATCATCCTAAAAACAATTGCATTAAAAAAGGAAAACAATCCTAAAGAAAAACTCAATAGTTTTGAATTCAAAGCATACAACAAATTACTAGTTAGCGCACATCCTGATTCGATTACAGGAAAACTAGACTCTGTTTTTATTCAGAAAAAAAGACGGTTATTATTTAGTAAAATTGATTCCACCAATTACAAATTCAAAGAATCTATTAACAAACATCATCTATTCCTGACCGAAAAAGTTTCTCAGTATCAATTTGAAGATAAAACTTTAAAAGAAACTATTTTGGGCACTAAAATGGCTGGCTTGAAGCAGCCCATATACGAGATTATTGGCTTTAACCTACAATCTTTTTCTGTTTATGATGACAAATATGAACTTTTTGAAACTAAATATAAAAGCCCTTTATCCACTGATGCGATAAAAGACTACACCTACAACCTTTTGGACACCGTTACTCTAAAAGGACGAACGGCTTACATGATTCATTTTAAAAATAAAAAAAGGAGCAAAGCTTCAGGTTTAGAAGGAGTCCTTTATATTGACCAAAATAGTTATGCTATTGCAAAAGCTGTTATGCGAATTAAAGGTGTATTGGACATTAGTGGCATTCATGAATTTGAATATATCCCAGAGGAAAAAATTTGGTTTCCGTATGCTAAAACTTTTAAAATAGTCAAAGGAAAAAATGATGATGATATAAAAATATTAGGCGGAACGATCCAGTTTGATGGTGACATAGAAGACAATTTTGAGACAAGGAATAAACAACCATCTGATTATGTGTATTTACTTTCTCAAACCAATAACTTTGACATTCAATACAATGGTCCGGTTCAAATAAAGAAATCATTTGTTAGTATTGAGATAAAAGATAGTGCCTTAAATAAACCCGTAGATTTTTGGAATAAATACCGCAAAGATCCTTTAGATATTCGTGAACAGAAAACCTATTTGGCTTTAGATAGTTTATTTTTAAAAAAACGTTATGAAAGTAAAATCCGTTTTGGGCGAAAAGTAATTAATGGGTATTTGCCATTAAATTTCTTCGATATGGATTTGCGTAAGCTCTTTCGATACAACAATTACGAAGGTTTCAGGTTGGGTTTTGGAGGAGTAACTAATGAACGTTTTTCAAAAAAATTCAAAATCGATGGTTACACAGCTTACGGAACAAAAGACGGAATTTTTAAATACCATTTAGGCAGTGCAGTCCGTATTGGCAAATTCTCTAATTCTTGGATAGGCGCCTCCTACACTGATGATGTGCGAGAGATTGCTAGTACGACTTTCTCCATTGACAAAATTCCGTTCAAGTTATACGATCCACGACCTATCAACATCAGTACTTTTTACAATTATGTAAGCTGGAGAACGTATCTTGAAACAGCTATCATTCCTAAAACGGAAAGTATCTGGGAGCTTTCGCATTCTGAAGTGTTGCCCAAATTTAATTACGCTTACAACCTAAACAATACTCTTTATACCTATTACCAAATGACTACAACTAAGGTTTCCCTACAGTGGAACCCTTTTAGTAATTATATGCAAACTCCAACAGGGAAAATTGAAGTAGAAAAACGTTTCCCGAAATTTACTTTTCAATTGACACAAAGTTTACCCAAAGTATTTGAAAACGACTTTGAGTTCACTAAGATTGACTTTAAAACAGAGTATGAAAAAAAACACTTAAACGGTCAAAAAACCAATTTGCTTTTTCAAGGTGGATACGCTCTTGGCGATGTCCCACTAACGCATTTATACAATACATCACCAAATAATATCACCAAAGAAACTATTATTCAAAGGATCACTTTTGCGGGAAAAAACAGTTTTGAAACTATGTACTTCAATGAATTTTTCTCTAGTGAATTTGTTTATTTCCAATTCAAACATAGCTTTAATCGAGTAAAATTATTTTCAAAAATAAAACCATCATTTGTATTAGTTTCAAGAATGGCTTGGGGAAATCTGGACAAACCGGAACAACATGTGGGTTTGAATTACAAAACCTTAAATGATGGTTATTTTGAATCTGGCGTAGAACTAAACCAAATTCTAAACGGATTAGGACTAACCGCTTTTTACCGTTACGGTCCAAATCAATTGTCGAAATTTGAAGACAATATCGCTATCAAACTAAGCTTTGTACTCAATCTAGGTCTCTAA
- a CDS encoding DUF3098 domain-containing protein: protein MKNNTQEFLFDKVNYKILLAGIAVIALGFILMSGGGSEDPNVFNEDIFNFRRIRLAPTTVLIGFGITIYSILKSSK, encoded by the coding sequence ATGAAAAACAACACACAAGAATTTTTATTCGATAAAGTAAATTATAAAATTCTTTTGGCAGGAATCGCAGTAATTGCATTAGGTTTTATACTAATGTCAGGTGGCGGCAGTGAAGATCCAAATGTATTTAACGAAGACATTTTCAACTTCAGAAGAATTCGACTAGCTCCTACAACTGTTCTAATTGGCTTTGGAATCACTATTTATTCTATTCTTAAATCTAGCAAATAG
- the pyrH gene encoding UMP kinase, which produces MKYKRILLKLSGEALMGDKQYGIDPVRLAEYAEEIKKIHNKGVEIAIVIGGGNIFRGVAGASAGMDRVQGDYMGMLATIINGMALQGALEDKGMLTRLQTALKIEAIAEPYIKRRAVRHLEKGRIVIFGAGTGNPYFTTDTAAVLRGVEINADVILKGTRVDGVYDCDPEKNASAVKFDTISFEDVLKKGLNVMDTTAFTLSQENKLPIVIFDMNKIGNLEKICNGDNIGTVVNI; this is translated from the coding sequence ATGAAATATAAAAGAATTCTTCTAAAGTTAAGTGGCGAAGCTTTAATGGGAGATAAGCAATACGGAATTGACCCGGTAAGATTAGCGGAATATGCGGAAGAAATCAAAAAAATTCACAACAAAGGGGTAGAAATTGCTATCGTTATTGGAGGCGGAAATATCTTTAGAGGAGTTGCTGGCGCAAGTGCAGGAATGGACAGAGTACAAGGTGACTATATGGGAATGCTTGCTACTATAATAAACGGAATGGCTTTGCAAGGTGCTCTTGAAGACAAAGGAATGTTAACTAGATTGCAAACCGCTTTAAAAATTGAAGCCATTGCAGAACCTTATATCAAAAGAAGAGCGGTACGTCACCTTGAAAAAGGCCGAATTGTAATCTTTGGCGCAGGAACAGGAAACCCTTATTTCACAACTGACACAGCTGCTGTATTAAGAGGAGTTGAAATTAATGCAGATGTGATTCTGAAAGGAACACGTGTAGACGGAGTTTATGATTGTGATCCTGAAAAAAATGCATCGGCGGTTAAGTTTGACACTATTTCATTTGAAGATGTACTCAAGAAAGGACTAAATGTAATGGACACCACTGCCTTTACACTAAGTCAAGAAAACAAATTACCTATTGTGATTTTTGATATGAATAAAATAGGGAATCTTGAAAAAATTTGCAACGGAGACAACATAGGAACAGTAGTAAATATATAG
- the frr gene encoding ribosome recycling factor — translation MTEEINFILDSAKESMEGSIAHLEKEFVNIRAGKASPAMIGSVFVDYYGSSTPLAQVAKISTPDARTITLQPFEKNMLHPIEKAIMIANLGFNPMNNGDLIIISVPPLTEDRRRDLAKQAKSEAEDAKIGIRNSRKDANTDIKKLEKDGTSEDVCKSAEDEVQNLTNNYIKKIDDLFAVKEAEIMKV, via the coding sequence ATGACTGAAGAAATCAATTTTATATTGGACAGCGCTAAGGAATCAATGGAAGGTTCTATTGCGCATTTAGAAAAAGAATTTGTAAATATTCGCGCAGGTAAAGCATCACCTGCAATGATAGGAAGTGTATTTGTTGACTACTATGGTTCATCAACACCACTAGCTCAAGTTGCTAAAATTAGTACTCCTGACGCTAGAACAATCACATTACAACCATTTGAAAAAAACATGTTACACCCTATTGAAAAAGCAATTATGATTGCTAATCTAGGATTCAACCCAATGAACAATGGTGACTTAATCATCATCAGTGTTCCACCATTAACAGAAGATAGAAGACGTGATTTAGCCAAACAAGCTAAATCAGAAGCAGAGGATGCTAAAATTGGAATTAGAAACTCTCGTAAAGACGCTAATACTGATATTAAAAAATTAGAAAAAGACGGTACATCGGAAGATGTTTGCAAAAGTGCTGAAGACGAAGTACAAAACTTGACTAACAATTATATCAAAAAAATTGACGACCTATTTGCTGTTAAAGAAGCTGAAATCATGAAAGTATAA
- a CDS encoding patatin-like phospholipase family protein: MSIVKKTIGLVLSGGGAKGIAHAGAIKFLNEKNIYPDRLAGTSAGSIVAALYAIGKTPGEILEFFQSIYIFHWRHLTFKKAGLIDSESFRDNFHSIFKDATLGDLNIPVQVTATNMVRGRLTIFDEKTKIVDALIASSAFPGIISPYEINGETYSDGGILNHFPSDVLYGQCETIIGIYVSPIQKIKAADLNSIRAVTTRAFDIFSANSDTQKFTVCDWIIKPEELSIYSTFETNKAKMETIFNIGYEAAKNSFSELNL; the protein is encoded by the coding sequence ATGAGTATAGTAAAAAAGACAATTGGCCTTGTACTTTCTGGAGGTGGTGCCAAAGGGATTGCGCATGCAGGAGCAATTAAATTTTTGAACGAAAAAAATATTTATCCAGACAGACTTGCTGGAACTAGTGCAGGCTCGATTGTAGCTGCACTATATGCCATTGGAAAAACTCCAGGAGAAATTTTGGAATTTTTCCAGTCCATTTATATTTTTCATTGGAGACACTTAACTTTTAAAAAAGCAGGATTAATTGATTCCGAATCATTTCGAGATAATTTTCATTCTATCTTTAAAGACGCTACGTTGGGCGATTTAAATATTCCTGTGCAAGTTACCGCGACTAATATGGTGCGTGGTAGATTAACTATATTTGATGAAAAAACAAAGATTGTGGATGCACTTATTGCTTCCTCTGCTTTTCCAGGCATTATCTCGCCATATGAAATCAATGGAGAAACGTACAGTGACGGAGGCATCTTAAATCATTTTCCCTCTGATGTTTTATATGGTCAATGCGAAACCATTATTGGAATCTATGTTAGCCCTATACAAAAAATAAAAGCGGCAGACTTAAACTCCATCAGAGCAGTAACCACAAGGGCTTTCGATATCTTTTCGGCCAATTCAGACACTCAAAAATTTACAGTTTGCGATTGGATTATAAAGCCCGAAGAACTAAGCATCTACAGTACTTTTGAAACAAATAAAGCTAAAATGGAAACGATATTCAACATAGGATATGAAGCTGCTAAAAATTCATTTTCAGAACTTAATTTGTAA
- a CDS encoding undecaprenyl-diphosphate phosphatase: MNTLQAIVLAIIEGITEFLPVSSTGHMIIASSFYGIAQDNFTKLFTIVIQLGAILSVVILYFKRFFQSFDFYYKLLVAFIPAVVLGLLLSDKIDALLESPVTVAISLLIGGIILLKVDDWFNNSDETEITYLKALKIGLFQCLAMVPGVSRSGASIVGGMSQKLSRTSAAEFSFFLAVPTMFGATAKKCYDYYKDGFVLTHDQINLLIIGNIIAFIVALLAIKSFIDFLSKKGFRIFGYYRIIVGISLLIIHYFIHPLTII, from the coding sequence ATGAATACATTACAAGCCATTGTCCTTGCTATTATTGAAGGAATCACAGAATTTTTACCTGTTTCGTCAACAGGGCATATGATTATCGCTTCCTCCTTTTATGGGATTGCGCAAGATAATTTCACAAAGCTTTTCACGATAGTCATTCAACTAGGTGCCATTCTTTCCGTTGTCATCTTATATTTCAAACGTTTTTTTCAATCTTTTGATTTTTATTATAAATTATTAGTAGCCTTTATCCCTGCAGTTGTTTTAGGATTATTGTTAAGTGACAAGATTGATGCTTTATTAGAAAGTCCCGTTACCGTTGCCATTTCGCTTTTGATAGGAGGTATTATTTTATTAAAAGTCGATGATTGGTTCAACAACTCTGATGAAACTGAGATAACTTATTTGAAAGCCTTAAAAATTGGATTATTCCAATGCCTTGCAATGGTCCCTGGTGTTTCACGCTCAGGAGCTAGTATTGTAGGTGGAATGTCGCAAAAATTATCTAGAACCTCAGCAGCAGAATTTTCATTTTTCCTTGCTGTTCCAACCATGTTTGGAGCTACAGCCAAAAAATGTTACGACTATTACAAAGATGGCTTTGTATTAACCCACGACCAAATTAACTTGTTAATTATAGGAAATATAATTGCTTTTATAGTTGCGCTACTTGCCATTAAAAGTTTTATTGATTTCCTAAGCAAAAAAGGATTTAGAATTTTTGGTTACTACCGAATCATTGTTGGAATTTCTTTATTGATTATCCATTATTTCATCCATCCATTGACCATAATCTAA
- a CDS encoding permease-like cell division protein FtsX encodes MSSSFEKFQKRRLLSSYFSVVLSIFLVLFLLGTLGLFIINSKKLADDFKEKIAMTVFFKKEATDAELKSFGSELKKALYAKSSVYVTKEQAAKQHTDIIGEDFLTFLGENPLQNSYDIHLKANYVEKDSIAQIESQLRKNELISDIVYDKQLVNLVNDNIKKVSMWILIISCFLTFIAVLLINSSLRLSIYSNRFIIKTMQMVGATKSFIRKPFVMLSVKLGMVGASLAIIALATLLIYVETNFPDLEILENKVLIGGVFLGIFGIGVLITWISTHFATQRFLNLRTDDLY; translated from the coding sequence ATGAGTTCTTCATTTGAAAAGTTTCAAAAACGCAGATTACTTTCGTCTTATTTCTCAGTTGTTCTAAGTATATTCTTGGTCTTGTTCCTTCTAGGGACGCTAGGCCTTTTCATCATTAATTCGAAAAAATTAGCTGATGATTTTAAAGAGAAAATTGCTATGACCGTTTTTTTTAAAAAGGAAGCCACGGATGCTGAATTAAAATCTTTCGGTTCCGAATTAAAAAAAGCATTATATGCTAAATCTTCGGTTTATGTAACCAAAGAGCAAGCCGCTAAGCAACATACTGATATTATTGGCGAAGACTTCCTGACTTTTTTAGGAGAAAATCCGTTGCAAAATTCGTATGACATTCATTTGAAAGCCAATTATGTAGAAAAAGATAGCATTGCACAAATCGAGAGTCAATTGCGTAAAAACGAACTCATCTCTGACATTGTCTATGACAAACAATTAGTAAACCTAGTTAATGACAATATCAAAAAAGTGAGTATGTGGATATTAATCATCAGTTGCTTTTTGACTTTTATTGCTGTTTTGTTAATAAATAGCTCTTTACGTTTGTCCATTTATTCGAACCGTTTTATTATTAAAACTATGCAAATGGTGGGCGCTACTAAATCTTTTATTCGCAAGCCCTTTGTCATGCTTAGTGTAAAACTAGGAATGGTTGGTGCAAGTTTGGCAATCATTGCATTAGCAACCTTATTAATCTATGTTGAGACTAACTTTCCCGATCTTGAAATACTTGAAAACAAAGTACTAATTGGCGGCGTTTTCCTAGGGATATTTGGAATTGGCGTTTTAATCACTTGGATAAGCACTCATTTTGCTACGCAACGATTCCTAAATTTAAGAACAGACGATTTATATTAA